TAATTGTCAATCTGTCAGATATTTACGCTATGAATGCAAAAGCTACACAAATTACAGTATCCATAGCTTGTTCCAATCGGTTTACAGTTGAAGCACTTGAAGAGCTTTATGCAGGAATACAAAAAGCTTGTGAAATTTACAATGTAGATTTGATTGGTGGCGACACTACATCATCAGTCAAAGGACTTCAAATTTCGGTTACAGCTATCGGGACAGCAAAGGATGAAAAAATCACCAAAAGAAGTGGTGCAAAAGATAATGATTTATTAGTAGTTTCAGGCGATTTAGGTGCGGCTTATATGGGTTTGCAGGTTTTAAAGCGAGAAAACGAAGTCTTTAAAGTCAACCCACAAAACCAACCTGATTTAACGCCTTATTCTTATATCATAGAACGCCAACTTAAACCCGAAGCAAGAAAAGACATTCCTTTGTTATTAGAAAAATTAGAGGTTCAACCTACAAGTATGATTGATATTAGCGATGGTTTGTCTTCAGAAATACTTCATATCTGCAAAGCTTCGCAAGTTGGTGCTAATCTTTATGAAGAAAAAATGCCTTTAGACCCAACTGTCATTTCAACTTGTGAAGAATTTCAACTTGATAGCACAACGGTAGTTTTAAATGGTGGAGAAGATTACGAACTTTTGTTTACAATTAAACAAGACGATTTCCCAAAAATCAAAGCCAATCCACATTTAAGTGTGATTGGTCATATCACTACAGCTAAAGAAGGTGTACACATCATCACTCGAGCCAATCAAAAAATA
This genomic window from Flavobacterium sp. CS20 contains:
- the thiL gene encoding thiamine-phosphate kinase; this encodes MLDNHKNSKTKLTELGEFKLIDHLTTNFNISQTSTKLGIGDDLAIINHKNQTLISTDLLVEGVHFDLAYMPLKHLGYKAVIVNLSDIYAMNAKATQITVSIACSNRFTVEALEELYAGIQKACEIYNVDLIGGDTTSSVKGLQISVTAIGTAKDEKITKRSGAKDNDLLVVSGDLGAAYMGLQVLKRENEVFKVNPQNQPDLTPYSYIIERQLKPEARKDIPLLLEKLEVQPTSMIDISDGLSSEILHICKASQVGANLYEEKMPLDPTVISTCEEFQLDSTTVVLNGGEDYELLFTIKQDDFPKIKANPHLSVIGHITTAKEGVHIITRANQKIPLKARGWSAISEDDE